In the Dyella humicola genome, AGGACATCATCGAAGCTTTCTACCAGGGCATCCGGCACAAGCCGGACACGACCTTCGGCAACGTCAAGGCCGACGTGATGGCGTTCAAGGATCCGCATTTCCATCGCGGCAATTTCTGCAGCATCATCCTGGGTTCGGCATGGCCAAATTGAGCCTTGAAGTCGGGCGTGGCAGGGCGAGCTACCGGGCGCCAGTGATCCGGCTTCGAAGCACGGCCACTTGAAGGACAGCGAGACCTTCCCTTCCCCATCGCCGGACTGACCATGACCACGCAGCCGGCGATCTACTGACCTTTGGTGCAATAGGCAGCGGCGTCAAATCGCTCTAGCCTCGGTGCCCTGGTGTGTCGGGCGTGCGTGTGTCTGCGAGCCACGACGATCACGTTTCGTCAGGCAACGCGCCCGGGCGCATGCCGCTCATCAGCCACTCAGGCCAGAGGGGGGGGGCGTAGCATGCAAGTCACCTACAAGACGCAGCACGTCGACAATGTCGCGGTCTTCTATCGGGAAGCAGGCAACCCTGAGAAACCCACGATTTTGCTCCTGCATGGTTTCCCGACATCGAGCCATATGTTCAGGGACCTGATCCCCCTGCTGGCTCCGCACTACCACCTGATTGCACCGGATCTGCCTGGCTTCGGCCAAACCAGGTCCCCGCCACGCGATACCTTCAACTATACGTTCGACCATCTGGCCCAAATCATCGACGGTTTTGTGTCGGCCATTGGATTGAAGCGTTACGTGCTCTATGTCTTCGATTACGGCGCGCCCACCGGCTATCGCTTGGCAGTCGCGCATCCCGAGCGAGTCATCGCCATCGTCAGCCAGAACGGCAATGCCTACCTCGAAGGCTTGAGTGATGAGTGGGGCCCCTGGCAGACCTACTGGCGCGAACCGACTCAGGCGCATCGCGAGGCCTGTCGCGCCTCGCTCTCCGCCGACACTATCAAGAACTGGCAATATCTCACCGGCGTGAACGCCGAGCACATGTCGCCTGACGGCTACACGTTGGACATTGCCTACATGGCGCGTCCCGGTGCCGAGGAAATCCAGCTCGACCTGATTCTCGACTATCGCAGCAACCTGGCGAAGTATCCCGAGTTCCAGGCGTATTTCCGCGACCACCAGCCGCCGTTCCTGGCCACCTGGGGCCGGCATGACCCAGCCTTTGTTCCGCCGGGCGCGCACGCATACAAGCGGGATATGCCCAAGGCCGAGGTGCATCTGCTCGACACCGGTCACTTCGCTCTGGAAACGCACGCATCTGAGATCGCCAGGCTGATGAGCGACTTTCTCAGCCGCCATAGCGCCTGAGTGCCTGGGCGGGCATGTCCGCCCAGCTCTAAAAGAAGCGCACCGTTCAAGCGTGCGCGCGACTGCTGGCAATCGGCCGATTTCGCGTCGCACAAGGTCCATCGTGACGGGAGTACGCCATGCACCTCGAACTGCCGGAAGCACAGCTTCGATCATTCAAGGATTTCATCAAGCACTACCTGATGATTGTTCTCAGCATTCTCACTGCACTTGGCCTTGAACAGCTCATTATCAGCGCGCACGAGCATCACGCGGCACAGAGAGCCAGTGCCCAGATTGAAGAGGAAATCCGGCTCAATCTCGCCGATGTCCACGCCGCCCGCATGCAGGATGCCGCGCAATCGAAGATGCTCGATAGCGTGCTGGGCGACCTGGTGCAGGACGTCAAGTCCGATGTGCCGGACGCCCAGATCGCGGAGCACATTCACTCAGTGGCGGGTTCAAACCATTTCAACCTCAACCTTCGCTGGCCCACGTTGCGTCACGAAGCGTGGGATGTGGCCGTGGCCGACCAGTCTGCGGGCTGGATCGACACGGAGCGTCGACGTCGCTATGCAGCCGTCTACGCTTATCAGCGCGATGCCACCATCGGCATGAGCGCCGACATCGCCTTGCTGATCAATGGGCCGCGTCTGATCGATGCACTGACGGACCTTCGGGCGGGAAGCGTCCAGCCCAGCGAATTCCTGCATGTGGTTGGTCAGATGTCCGCCATGCTCAACGAATCGCAGGGCAATCTCGCACAGCTGGAGGATCGCCTCGACAAGGCCTTGTCGCAGCAGCCGATGCACGACCCGGCAACGGAGCACTCCACGCACTGACCATCCGGCAGGCGGACTCCACTGGCGTCAGCGCATTGGAGACTGCCTGACCGCGAAGCCAGGCAGCGCACTGGCCCTGGCTGCCCCTCTTCAAGCCGGCGACATCATCGCCATCCTGGGCGAAACTTTAGGTGAGTTTTCACTTGAGATTATAATTCTATGTGACTGTATTATAAATCTATTATTCATACGCACGGGGTGGGATGAGCGGTATCAACCCCTGCTTGCCGGTCCTCTGCTCGTCGTTCCGACAGCACGAACAAGCGTCCGCCACGGCCGCCATTCCATAGCCTCAGACTATGGTTCGCATCAAAACAATCGATTTCCTTCGCAGGAAACGCTGACCTAGACTCTGGGCGCTAGCGCCTCCCCGAGAAATGACAGCAGCGCACGCGCACGTCTCTTCCTGCCACTGCAAAGGACGCCAAGCGCATGTCGAAAATCGTTGACACCGGTCGCCTGCATACGGGTTGCCGACCGCCAGGGCTCACTGACGCGATGCATGCGCGCGTTGTGCTGTGCTGAAGCGGCACCCCATTGAAGCACTGGCGTCAGCAAGATCGCCTTCACCATAGCGACACCTATTTTTATCGGTACTCGGGCTCCTAACCGGGCCGAGCGGTTGTACTCAAACGACCAAAGGTAGGGATTACATGTCAACCGAAACGAAGTGCCCGTTCACTCACACCGCTGGCAGCGGTACGTCTAACAGTGACTGGTGGCCGAGCCAGCTGAACTTGAAGATCCTGCACCAGCACTCGCCCTCCTCCGATCCGATGGATCATGGCTTCAACTACGCCGAAGCGTTCAAGAGCCTCGATTACGCGGCCGTGAAGAAGGATCTTCTGGCGCTGATGACCGACTCGCAGGACTGGTGGCCGGCAGACTTCGGCCACTACGGACCTTTTTTCATCCGCATGTCCTGGCACGCCGCCGGCACTTACCGCATCGGTGACGGTCGCGGCGGAGCAGGCTCCGGTCAGCAGCGCTTTGCACCGCTCAACAGCTGGCCCGATAACGTCAGCCTCGACAAGGCCCGCCGCCTGATTTGGCCGATCAAACAGAAATATGGCCGAAAGATTTCCTGGGCCGACCTGATCGTGCTGACGGGCAACGTCGCACTGGAATCCATGGGCTTCAAGACCTTTGGTTTCGGCGGCGGACGCGAGGACGTCTGGGAACCTGAAGAGGACGTCTACTGGGGCAACGAGAAGACCTGGCTGGGCGGCGACATCCGCTACGGCAAGGGCCCCACCGGCGAAGGCGAAGGCGTGATCGTGGCTGAGAAAGAACTGCACGGCAGCGAGACCAGTCGCACCGACCACGGGCGGCATTTGGAGAATCCATTGGGCGCCGTGCAGATGGGCCTGATCTACGTCAACCCGGAAGGCCCCGACGGCAACCCGGACCCGCTCGCCGCGGCGCACGATATCCGCGAGACCTTTGCGCGCATGGCGATGGATGACGAAGAAACCGTGGCGCTCATCGCGGGCGGCCACACTTTCGGCAAAGCCCATGGCGCCGGCCCGGCAACTCACGTAGGACGAGAGCCCGAAGGCGCGGGCATCGAGGAGCAAGGCCTAGGCTGGAAGAGCAGTTTCCGCACCGGCAAGGGCGGCGATGCGATCTCCAGCGGCCTGGAAGTGACCTGGACCAATACGCCAACGAAGTGGGACAACAGCTTCTTCGAGATCCTGTTCGGCTACGAATGGGAGCTGAGCAAGAGCCCCGCAGGTGCCCATCAATGGACACCGAAGAACGGCGCCGGCGCCGGCACCATTCCGGACGCCCACGACCCGTCGAAGCGTCACGCGCCGACCATGCTGACCACCGACCTTTCCCTCAGACTCGACCCGATTTACGAAAAGATTTCCAGGCGCTTCCACCAGCATCCGGACGAGCTTGCCGACGCGTTCGCCAGGGCCTGGTTCAAGTTGACCCACCGCGACATGGGCCCGGTCGCGCGCTATCTCGGCCCCGAGGTCCCCAAGGAACACCTTATCTGGCAAGACCCTGTCCCCGCGGTCGACCACGCCTTGATCGATGCCAAGGACATTGCCTCGCTCAAGAGCAAGATCCTGGCGTCGGGCTTGTCTGTCTCGCACCTGGTATCCACTGCCTGGGCCTCGGCGTCGACTTTCCGGGGCTCCGACAAACGCGGCGGCGCCAACGGTGCGCGCATTCGTCTCGCCCCGCAGAAGGATTGGGCCAGCAATCAACATGGGGAGCAGGCCAAAGTCCTGAAAACCCTTCAGCAGATCCAGAGCGAGTTCAACAACGCGCAATCTGGCGGCAAGAAGGTTTCGCTGGCCGACCTGATCGTGTTGGCCGGTTGCGCAGGCGTCGAGCAGGCCGCAAAAAATGCCGGGCGCGCTGTAGCGGTTTCCTTCAGCCCGGGACGCACGGACGCCTCGCAAGAGCAAACCGATGTGGAATCGTTCGCCGTGCTCGAACCGATCGCCGATGGCTTCCGCAATTATCAGAAGAAAAAATACAGCGTGTCGGCCGAAGCCTTGCTGGTGGACAAGGCGCAACTGCTCACCCTCTCTGCACCCGAGATGACGGTGCTCGTCGGCGGCATGCGCGTCCTCAATACCAATGTTGGCCAGACCCAGCATGGCGTTTTCACCAAACGACCGGAAGCGCTGACCAACGACTTCTTCGTCAACCTGCTCGACATGGGCACGGAGTGGAGGGCGAGCTCGAACGACCAGGACGTATACGAAGGGCTTGATCGCGCCACGGGCAAGGCCAAGTGGACCGGCACGCGTGTCGACCTCATCTTCGGCTCGAACTCCCAGTTGCGGGCCCTGGCGGAGGTTTACGGCAGCGCGGATGCGCAGGAGAAGTTCGTCAACGACTTCGTGGCCGCCTGGAGCAAGGTAATGAACCTGGACCGTTTCGATCTGGCGTGATCTCGGCGCACAGGCCATGAACATCTAGCTGGCCGCCTCGACCTGGTATCGGGCTACCCCGAACCAGGTCGAGACCGGATGCCGCCCTGCGACCCGGCGCTGTTGCTGACACCCCTGCCTCGTCTCCTCGCCGGAAACCCAGCGGCAGGCTTCCCTACGAATCGCCCTATAGCCCCGAGTTCCGGGGCGCATTGGGCCGCAATGAAGGGCTGGCCTCGGCTTGGCCATAGCCCATGTCAATCGCGTTCATGGCAACAATCAATTGGCTCAATCGTGTCAAGGCCGCTAACCTTGCGCTTCCATCAACCACTGCGGAAGAAATCACGATGTCGCTGATCAATACCGAAATCAAACCGTTCAAGGCCCACGCTTTCAAGGACGGCCAGTTCATCGAAGTCTCCGACGCCACGCTGAAGGGCAAGTGGTCGGTGGTGGTGTTCTACCCGGCCGACTTCACCTTCGTGTGCCCGACCGAGCTGGAAGACCTGGCTGATTTCTATCCGCAGTTCCAGAAGCTGGGCGTTGAGGTTTATGCGGTCTCGAC is a window encoding:
- the katG gene encoding catalase/peroxidase HPI; translated protein: MSTETKCPFTHTAGSGTSNSDWWPSQLNLKILHQHSPSSDPMDHGFNYAEAFKSLDYAAVKKDLLALMTDSQDWWPADFGHYGPFFIRMSWHAAGTYRIGDGRGGAGSGQQRFAPLNSWPDNVSLDKARRLIWPIKQKYGRKISWADLIVLTGNVALESMGFKTFGFGGGREDVWEPEEDVYWGNEKTWLGGDIRYGKGPTGEGEGVIVAEKELHGSETSRTDHGRHLENPLGAVQMGLIYVNPEGPDGNPDPLAAAHDIRETFARMAMDDEETVALIAGGHTFGKAHGAGPATHVGREPEGAGIEEQGLGWKSSFRTGKGGDAISSGLEVTWTNTPTKWDNSFFEILFGYEWELSKSPAGAHQWTPKNGAGAGTIPDAHDPSKRHAPTMLTTDLSLRLDPIYEKISRRFHQHPDELADAFARAWFKLTHRDMGPVARYLGPEVPKEHLIWQDPVPAVDHALIDAKDIASLKSKILASGLSVSHLVSTAWASASTFRGSDKRGGANGARIRLAPQKDWASNQHGEQAKVLKTLQQIQSEFNNAQSGGKKVSLADLIVLAGCAGVEQAAKNAGRAVAVSFSPGRTDASQEQTDVESFAVLEPIADGFRNYQKKKYSVSAEALLVDKAQLLTLSAPEMTVLVGGMRVLNTNVGQTQHGVFTKRPEALTNDFFVNLLDMGTEWRASSNDQDVYEGLDRATGKAKWTGTRVDLIFGSNSQLRALAEVYGSADAQEKFVNDFVAAWSKVMNLDRFDLA
- a CDS encoding alpha/beta fold hydrolase → MQVTYKTQHVDNVAVFYREAGNPEKPTILLLHGFPTSSHMFRDLIPLLAPHYHLIAPDLPGFGQTRSPPRDTFNYTFDHLAQIIDGFVSAIGLKRYVLYVFDYGAPTGYRLAVAHPERVIAIVSQNGNAYLEGLSDEWGPWQTYWREPTQAHREACRASLSADTIKNWQYLTGVNAEHMSPDGYTLDIAYMARPGAEEIQLDLILDYRSNLAKYPEFQAYFRDHQPPFLATWGRHDPAFVPPGAHAYKRDMPKAEVHLLDTGHFALETHASEIARLMSDFLSRHSA